The stretch of DNA gtcgcgccccgccccccccgggtcgcgcccccgccccccccggtcgcgcccccgcccccgccccccccccggtcgCGCCCCCGGTCGCGCCCCCGGCCCCCCGGtcgcagccccccgccccccccggtcgcgcccccgcccccacccggtcgcgcccccgcccccccccggtcgcgcccccgccccccccggtcgcgccccccgccccccccggtcgcgcccccgccccccccggtcgcgccccccttctcccccccccggtcGCGCCCCCCGGtcgcgcccccgcccccccccgggtcgcgccccccgcccccacccggtcgcgcccccgcccccccccggtcgcgccccccgcccccccccccggtcgcgcccccgcccccccccccccggtcgcgcccccgccccccccccccggtcgcgcccccgccccccccccggtcgcgcccccgcccccccccccccggtcgcgcccccccccccccccccccggtcgcgcccccgccccccccggtcgcgcccccgcccccccccggtcgcgccccccgccccccccccggtcgcgccccccgccccccccccggtcgcgcccccgcccccccccggtcgcgcccccgccccccccccggtcgcgcccccgcccccccccggtcgcgccccccgcccccccccggtcgcgcccccgcccccccccgtcgcgcccaccgccccccccccggtcgcgcccccgccccccccccggtcgcgcccccgcccccccccccggtcgcgcccccgcccccccccggtcgcgcccccgcccccccccggtcgcgcccccgcccccccccggtcgcgccccgcccccccccggtcgcgccccccgccccccccccggtcgcgccccccgcccccccccggtcgcgcccccgccccccccggtcgcgcccccgcccccccccggtcgcgcccccgcccccccccggtcgcgcccccgcccccccccggtcgcgcccaccgcccccccccggtcgcgccccccgccccccccccggtcgcgcccccgccccccccccggtcgcgcccccgcccccccccggtcgcgcccccgcccccccccggtcgcgcccccgccccccccccggtggCGCCcccagcccccgccccccccgtcgcCATATCtcttatgtgtgtctctctctgttttttcagGCAATCACAATTGAAGCAGAACCGAGGGCTGATGGGAGCCGGAGAACGACCAGATATGACATCGATATGACGAAGTGCATTTACTGTGGGTTCTGTCAGGAGGCCTGTCCAGTGGATGCAATTGTAGAGGTGGGTCGAAGAACGCTGCCTTGGTGTACTGTAGGTGTGTTGGAGGACATTGGCTCAGCTTcatgtccccctccccatccatgttctctctctctcagggattgGATGGTGCAGTCAGTTTGGGTTGTGCTGGATTTGTGTGAAATGATGGTGCCCATGTTTTGCCAGGGTCCGAACTTCGAGTTCTCCACGGAGACCCGCGAGGAGCTCCTGTATAACAAGGAGAAGCTTCTGAACAATGGCGACAAATGGGAAGCAGAGATCGGCGCCAATATCCAGGCAGACTACCTGTACCGCTGATATTTCTCTCGATGGATATCCCTAACCTGGATCATTGACTATCTGATATCTCTCGATGGATATCCCTAACCTGTGTCGCTGACTCTCTGATATCTCTCGATGGATATCCCCATCCTGTATCGCTGACTGTCCGATATCTCTCCCGACAGAGATCCCCATCCTGTATCTGACTGTCCGATATCTCTCCCGACAGATATCCCCATCCTGTATCGCTGACTGTCCGATATCTCTCCCGACAGATATCCCCATCCTGTATCTGACTGTCCGATATCTCTCCCGACAGATATCCCCATCCTGTATCGCTGACTGTCCGATATCTCTCCTGACAGATATCCCCATCCTGTATCTGACTGTCCGATATCTCTCCCGACAGATATCCCCATCCTGTATCGCTGACTGTCCGATATCTCTCCCGACAGATATCCCCATCCTGTATCTGACTGTCTGATATCTCTCCCGACAGACATCCCCATCCTGTATCTGACTGTCCGATATCTCTCGATGGATATCCCCATCCTGTATCTGACTGTCCGATATCTCTCCCGACAGATATCCCCATCCTGTATCTGACTGTCCGATATCTCTCCCGACAGAGATCCCCATCCTGTATCTGACTGTCCGATATCTCTCCCGACAGATATCCCCATCCTGTATCTGACTGTCCGATATCTCTCCCGACAGAGATCCCCATCCTGTATCGCTGACTGTCCGATATCTCTCCCGACAGACATCCCCATCTTGTATCTGACTGTCTGATATCTCTCGATGGATATCCCCATCCTGTATCTGACTGTCCGATATCTCTCCCGACAGATATCCCCATCCTGTATCTGACTGTCTGATATCTCTCCCGACAGATATCCCCATCCTGTATCGCTGACTGTCCGATATCTCTCCCGACAGACATCCCCATCCTGTATCTGACTGTCTGATATCTTTCCCGACAGATATCCCCATCCTGTATCTGACTGTCCGATATCTCTCCCGACAGATATCCCCATCCTGTATCGCTGACTGTCCGATATCTCTCCCGACAGATATCCCCATCCTGTATCGCTGACTGTCCGATATCTCTCCCGACAGATATCCCCATCCTGTATCGCTGACTGTCCGATATCTCTCCCGACAGACATCCCCATCCTGTATCTGACTGTCTGATATCTCTCCCGACAGATATCCCCATCCTGTATCTGACTGTCCGATATCTCTCCCGACAGAGATCCCCATCCTGTATCGCTGACTGTCTGATATCTCTCCCGACAGATATCCCCATCCTGTATCGCTGACTGTCTGATATCTCTCCCGACAGAGATCCCCATCCTGTATCTGACTGTCTGATATCTCTCCCGACAGATATCCCCATCCTGTATCTGACTGTCCGATATCTCTCCCGACAGAGATCCCCATCCTGTATCTGACTGTCCAATATCTCTCCCGACAGATATCTCCATCCTGTATCTGACTGTCCGATATCTCTCCCGACAGACATCCCCATCCTGTATCTGACTGTCtgatatcttatgttcttatcttctttctctctccagatATCTCTAACCTGTATCGCAGACtgtctgatatctctctctctctctctctgtctccagatATCTCTAACCTGTATCGCTGACTGTCTGATATCTCTCCCGACAGATATCCCCATCCTGTATCGCTGACTGTCTGATATCTCTCCCGACAGAGATCCCCATCCTGTATCTGACTGTCTGATATCTCTCCCGA from Heptranchias perlo isolate sHepPer1 unplaced genomic scaffold, sHepPer1.hap1 HAP1_SCAFFOLD_681, whole genome shotgun sequence encodes:
- the LOC137318246 gene encoding NADH dehydrogenase [ubiquinone] iron-sulfur protein 8, mitochondrial; this encodes MTLSYLFREPATINYPFEKGPLSPRFRGEHALRRYPSGEERCIACKLCEAICPAQAITIEAEPRADGSRRTTRYDIDMTKCIYCGFCQEACPVDAIVEGPNFEFSTETREELLYNKEKLLNNGDKWEAEIGANIQADYLYR